A window of Lytechinus pictus isolate F3 Inbred chromosome 7, Lp3.0, whole genome shotgun sequence contains these coding sequences:
- the LOC135154716 gene encoding cryptochrome DASH-like produces the protein MAGRMNIIICLLRNDLRYHDNEVLFWAHKNATNVIPLYCFDPRHYKSTYNFGFPKTGPHRLKFLLESVEDLRKTLQSVGSGLVVRNGQPEDVVTQLIQQFGKDEVAAVALQEEVTSEELDVEAGLQQSCSKLGVQLKKFWGSTLYHRQDVPFDPQGVPNVYTEFRKKVENRSNVRPPINMPNSLKGLPQGIAEGDIPTFSSFCVKDPGSDSRSAFPFRGGESTGLARIEDYFWKSDCISQYKETRNGLIGSEYSTKFAAWLAHGCVSPRKIHAEVKRYEKERTANQSTYWVIFELIWRDYFKYVAMKFGSKMFALNGLLDVQKQWTKNKRWFDAWSKGQTGVPFVDANMREVAATGFMSNRGRQNVASFLAKDLCLDWRLGAEWFEQMLVDHDVTSNYGNWLYSAGVGNDPRESRKFNMIKQGLDYDPQGDYIRLWVPELKSIKGGAIHMPWTLSNAELNQAGVSLGETYPSPIITAPEWSRHTSRPKSGRGGGGGRNQSGNGQRRNQQGQSRGQQRGLDFYFSNPNQK, from the exons ATGGCAGGAagaatgaatattattatttgtctCCTTCGAAACGACCTGCGTTATCATGATAATGAG GTTCTCTTCTGGGCACATAAGAATGCAACCAATGTGATTCCACTCTACTGCTTTGATCCTCGGCATTATAAGAGCACGTATAACTTTGGATTCCCAAAGACGGGTCCGCATCGTCTCAAGTTCCTCCTGGAGAGTGTTGAGGATCTCAGAAAAACTCTTCAGTCAGTCGGAAG TGGCTTGGTTGTAAGGAACGGTCAGCCTGAGGATGTGGTAACTCAGTTAATCCAGCAGTTTGGAAAGGATGAAGTTGCTGCAGTTGCACTGCAAGAAGAG GTGACTTCTGAGGAGCTGGATGTGGAGGCTGGTTTGCAGCAATCTTGCTCCAAGCTTGGGGTCCAATTGAAGAAGTTCTGGGGATCCACCCTCTATCACAGACAAGATGTACCATTTGATCCACAAGG GGTGCCTAATGTGTACACAGAATTCAGAAAGAAGGTGGAGAACAGGTCCAATGTCCGACCGCCTATCAACATGCCCAATTCACTCAAAGGTCTCCCACAAGGAATAGCAGAAGGGGATATTCCTACATTCTCATCGTTTTGTGTGAAAG ATCCAGGTTCTGATTCAAGGTCAGCATTCCCCTTCCGAGGAGGAGAGAGCACTGGCCTTGCCAGGATTGAAGACTACTTTTGGAAAAGT GACTGCATCTCACAGTACAAGGAAACTAGAAATGGTCTGATTGGGTCAGAGTACTCCACAAAGTTTGCAGCATG gTTAGCACATGGTTGTGTGTCACCCAGGAAGATTCATGCAGAGGTGAAGAGATATGAAAAGGAGAGAACTGCAAATCAGTCAACATATTG GGTCATATTCGAGCTAATTTGGAGAGACTACTTCAAGTATGTTGCAATGAAGTTCGGAAGTAAGATGTTTGCTCTGAATG GTCTTCTCGATGTTCAGAAACAGTGGACTAAGAATAAGAGGTGGTTCGATGCCTGGTCTAAAGGACAAACAGGGGTACCTTTTGTAGATGCCAACATGAGAGAGGTAGCCGCCACCGGATTCATGTCCAACAGAGGGCGACAGAACGTGGCCAGTTTTCTTGCCAAAGATCTTTGCCTTGATTGGAGGCTGGGTGCAGAATGGTTTGAACAGATGTTG GTTGATCATGATGTAACAAGTAACTATGGCAACTGGCTGTATAGTGCTGGAGTTGGGAATGACCCTCGTGAGAGCAGGAAGTTTAACATGATCAAGCAGGGACTTGACTATGATCCACAA GGTGACTACATACGCCTGTGGGTACCAGAGCTGAAAAGTATCAAAGGAGGAGCTATTCACATGCCATGGACCCTAAGCAATGCAGAGCTCAACCAGGCTGGGGTATCACTAGGGGAGACGTACCCCTCCCCCATCATTACAGCCCCGGAGTGGAGCAGACACACAAGCAGACCA AAGAgtggaagaggaggagggggcGGCAGGAATCAATCAGGAAATGGTCAGAGAAGGAACCAACAGGGTCAATCAAGGGGTCAACAGAGAGGATTAGATTTCTATTTCTCCAATCCAAACCAGAAGTGA